ACTAAACAACTGTACAGAGGAGGGTCAGCTCCCTCAGGGAGGGTGAGAGTGCATTTTGTTAAGTCTAACACCAGTAGTCAAACAGCGTTTCAACCAACATGCAGTGGTACAGCTTCCACGTAGGCAGCAACAACAACTGTACAACCAGCTAAACATTACATCTGGTGAGAACAGCCAGTGCACTATTACTCAATTCCAATATAGCGTAATTAAATAGGTATTGCACTTGATTAGGCACTGTCCCCACTAATAAGGATTCTCCAAGTAGCTCGTATTTAATGGAATATTTCCAATACTGAGATGGTATGATGGGCTGAAGTAGGAGTGAATAGCCCACTACTGCCATACAGTGGCGGAGAGAGGAACCGCAGTGACAACTAAATATCACCCTGTTGTGTATTCTAAACAATTACTAAATGTATTAggaagtatatacagttgaagtcagaagtttacatacacttaggttggattcattaaaacttgtttttcaaccactccacacatttcttgtcaacaaactgtagttttggcaagttggttaggacatctactttgtgcatgacacaagtcatttttccaaaaattgtttacagacagattatttaacttataattaattcactgtatcacaattccaatgggtcagaagtttacatacactaagttgactgtgcctttgaacagcttggaaaattcctgaaaatgatgtcatggctttagaagcttctgataggctaattgacatcatttaagtcaattggagttgtacctgtggatgtatttcaaggcctacattcaaactcagtgcctctttgctagacatcatgtacaaatctaaagaaatcagccaagacctcagaaaaagaattgtagacctccacaagtccggttcatcattgggagcaattccaaacgcttgaaggtaccacgttcatctgtacaaacaatagtaagcaagtgtaaacaccatgggaccacgcagacgtcataccgctcaggaaggagatgcgttctgtctcctagagatgaacgtactttggtgcaaaaagtgcgaatcaatcccagaacagcatggaccttgtgaagatgctggaggaaacaggtacaaaaatatcaatatccacagtaaaacgagtcctatatcgacataacctgaaaggccgctcagcaaggaagaagccactgccccaaaactgccataaaaaagccagactacggtttgcaactgcacatggggacaaagatcaaactttttggagaaatgtcctctggtctgatgaaacaaaaatagaactgtttggccataatgactatcgttatgtttggaggaaaaatggggtggcttgcaagccaaagaacaccatcccaaccatgaagcacgggggtggcagcatcttgttgtgggggtgctttgcagcaggagggactggtgcactgcacaaaatagatggcatcatgaggaaataaAATTaggttgatatattgaagcaacatctcaagacatcagtcaggaagttaaagcttggtcgcaaatgggtcttccaaatggacaatgaccccaagcatacttccaaagttgtggcaaaatggcttaaggacaacaaagtcaaggtattggagtggccatcacaaagccctgacctcaatcctatagaaaatttgtgggcagaactgaaaaaatgtgtgcgagcaaggaggcctacaaacccgactcagttacaccagctctgtcaggagcacccaacttattgtgggaagcttgtggaaggctacccgaaacgtttgacccaagttaaacaatttaaaggcagtgctaccaaatactaattgagtgtatgtaaacttctgacccactgggaatgtgatgaaagaaattaaagctgaaataaattattctcctttctattattctgacatttcacattcttaaaataaagtgttgatcctaactgacctaagacagggaatttttactaggattaaatgtcaggaattgtgaaaaactgagtttaaatgtatttggctaaggtgtatgtaaactgtaaaattccaacttcaactgtatgttatgctttgtattcaggatagaAACCTCATAACTGTTGTTAATATTGTACGACATATTAAGTTATTCCAGTGTTATTTATTTCACAATATAAATAATGGTCTTTCAAATACATGAAATGCACTAAGTCAGTCTTGTGATGTAACATGCACATGCAAAACAATAGAAACGACAGaatagttagctacagtagcggATCACAACAAatattgttttgtgtagtgtgtaTAAAATCTACAGCTTGAAAATAGAAATTCATAAGTAATGCTGCGGCCTTTCAAGTTTACTGTTTCTTAATTAATTTCTTCTCACATTTATCCACACTGTCCCACTTCTTTCTCAGTATTTCGTTCATCATCTGAAAGGGTTGATTCGTAGACACATGATGTctggtgggggtagaggtgtCCTGGCCCTGTCCCTCAGAGCTCCACTGTCCTGAGGTGGCCCCGGGGCGAGCCTGTCCCCCCCACTGCTGTTATTGTTCCCCCCACTGCCGTTATGACACTCTGTGGCAGGCAATCTGAGGCCTCCACCGTACTTCCACAGCACGACCAGTGGGGCTTACCGGGGTGACCCTTATGGCCGTGACCACAGCCCTGGAACCCTCCTGTGCACACACAAAAAGCGAAAGTACTATTCATACTTTGTACCTGATATTTTCAGAGTAAGAGATGAAAAGCAAAGCTACCATGACCGTCTGTGTTTTATTCACTTTGGAAAATAGCAGGTGCACATCTGCAAACGCTTAGTAAATCTGTCTGGTGCATAATGTCATGGGGGACATAATGACAGACACAGAGCCGTAAAGAGTTACTGTTACCTGATGTGACATTTCCCATTCTGCACATACTTAGCGTACTGGTCCTTCAGTAGCCTTTACTCTGCTGCACATACTTGGCATACTGCCCCTAGAGGACATACCTAGCATTTTCCCTGCACCAGTACTAGATGTGGCCTTGCCATTGAGTTCTGCAGATAAGTGTATATTTCCTATTCAGCGTGCCTATATATCCCATTTTAAACATACCTAGCCAAGTACCCTGTACTCTGCTGTACCTACCTGGCATGGTTCCCATGCAGCCACAACGGGCCTCTTTAGAACCCCCACTGGAGCAgaaggaacagcagtggaacGTTCCACGGTGCCACCGGACCTGTCTCCTCACATTCAGGACAAAGGGGGAACCCTGGAGGGTGAAGCGATTGCCAGGGTCATTAAGTAAGCCTGCTTACTAGTATTATTACTAAATCCTGATTGTCATGATTACCGTCATTATCATTATcaaatactgtacagtaccttAACATGTAGGGCcttgacacacacccacacagagtaGGCCCCTGGCTCCATGGGGGTGTAGGAGACAGTATAGGAGCCATCACTGTTATCCACCACCACCGCCTccactctgctgcagaggacacaAGTAATTAACAGCAGCAGATATATTTGATGATGTAGTTATAACGCATGGTacaacttacaaagcatgtatgACCCCTTTATAACAGCATCATCTCATAATGATCCGGACTCAATAACAAATGATCATCAAGATTAGCTCAATTAGATCAGAAACCCGGCACACCCAGTAGTACAGAGAACTTGGTAGATGTGTGTGCTGCAGATCATCTGGTTCCTCACCAGTCTTTCTTCTCCTTGTGGACCATACTGACCAGGACAGCTTCCCCTCCACGACCCATCTGCTCCCCAGCCGAGTCTCTACACACCAGGGTGAACTCCCCTCTCTGGCCTTCCCTGCCACGCTGCAGACCTGGGGGCAGGGACAGGTTAAAGGTcagtctctctttcacacacacacacacacacaaacagagacacacacgtaCGTATTTCTTCCCTCTCAGAGCTGACAAAGATTGTTTCCCCCTGAAAGACCTTTTAGGATAGCGCTTGAGTAGAACGCTCTGTCTATACATAAGCACATAAAGCCACACTGATCTAGACACTGGTggtgtggctttgtgtgtgtgttctggtgacAGCCATGCACCCTGTCACACTGCACCAGCAGCTGTTGCTCTTAACACACAATTTACTGTTTGACATGTCCTACACTACAGTGGGCCAAACCCCTGACTTCAATCTTTTATCACAGAGCCTGTGTGGTTTTAACATGGGCACACATTTGTAAATACTGTATGATTGATAAGAGTGGCTTAAGCCTGTATTTCCTGATGTGTAGATACTACAGCCTTGTGTAATCTACAGCTTTGTTTATAAACGCTAAACATGGGCACCAATCCTATAACATCTATATCCTTAAGCCCAGAAACTGGGGAAGTAAAGAAACAGTGACATGTGCTGCAGGTTCTCTTTTCCAACTCTTATCACAAACACTCTCCAAGGCCCTGTAGTAGgcacagacaaaacacacacacctgctttATGGATTGACATCTGTCCATACATTTAAATGAATACGACTAGTGGCAGTTGACTTTGACACAGAGAGAGTCTCTATTTGCTGAAGCCATGCATCTCCAGCTCAGCTCAGCAGGCAAACATTAGCCACAGCAGGGAATAGCACAGTGGGCATGCTGCTAcagagcggtgtgtgtgtgtgtgtgtgagtgagtgagtgagtgagtgagtgagtgagtgaatgagtgaggggTATATCTCAAATACCTGTGTTTTGACAAAGCAAATAACTGCCACTTGAAATGTTTCCATAAAGACCAGGAATGTCATCCACTACTTATCCTTTACATACTGTATAATTGCCTAAGGgctctgtttgagtgtgtgtgtgtgtgtgtgtgtgtgtgtgtgtgtgtgtgtgtgtgtgtgtgtgtgtgtgtgtgtgtgtgtgtgtgcgtgcgtgcgtgcgtgcgtgcgtgcgtgcgtgtgtgtgtggctataGGTTATCTAATAAGTGGTGAAATTATAGGTACATACAGCAGCAATACTGTAATTACATAATATTAACAATTCCTttttgtgcatgcatgcatgcgtgcGTATGTAGGTCTGTTGTAAAAGAGCATCTCCTAAATATAGTTAAAGAGGTTGCCTTCAGGGTTGTTAAAAGTGGGACAGGAGACCTGCCTAAGAATTAGGGGCTAGGGGAAATAGGGCATAGGGGCTAAGGGTTGTTTCTGGACGGGACCTTGGTTGGGGTCTCACCTTCCCCTTCAATGGTGCACCTGCTGAGCTCCAGGGTCTTGGTGTGGATCACCCCCACCATCGGGTACCCCGCCATCTCGCCTGCACTCTCCCGTGGCAGGAAGCAAATACTGCTCCCGTCATCGGGGCAGGCGGTTTCTGGGGGGGGGTTGTAGCCTGTCTCCATCAAGACAGCCAGCCTGCGGAGGGTCACGTCCTTAGCACTGAGGATTTCTGCATCCGACCCGCACGTCAGCAGCCGCTCAGCAAACTCCACCCCCCCGCGGGTGTCCGACAGAGCCTGCTGCAGCTGCGCCCTCTGCAGATGGAGATGACTCCTGCGCTGCAGACCCAGCTCCTCTAAGCGCCGTAGCAGCAACAGGCAGTGCGACTCCACAGCGCTAGCGTAGCCTCGTGCGAAGGAACGCACCTCGTCCACCGCCGCATCCACCCTGGTCTGCAAGGCCTCCTGGGATAGGTCCACCTTCCGCAGTGACTCCTCCAGCTGGTCCAGCCGTGGCCGCAGGCGCCCGGTAACCAAATCCCGGATACGGCCCCCATGGCGATCGATGACATCACGTGTGGGGAGGCAGCGGTGGTCGCGGTGGAAGGTGGCGGCACACTCCAGGCAGACAGGTAGGTCACAGGGCTCACAGAAGAGACGCAGCTCCTGGCCAGGGTGGAGAGAGCACAGGACGGGCCGAGAGAGACAACCCTGGGTCTTCAGGTCCTCCAGACACTGGACTGTGTGAGACGACGTCCTCTTCTGTCTCCTGGGGAGGAAAGAAGGTGGAGATTGTGAACTCATAGGTTCCACTTTATTACACTGTAATTGCATGTAGCCTACCTTCCTACAGCTATCatgtaataaaataaaagtaGCCAGCTCATAGCTTAAATGGAAGTCGGGAACCAAACCATAATCCTAGACTAGTTAACTTGCAACAATGTTGAAACATTGAACATGagttataaatatatttttttgcactCACCTGTGTGCTTGAATACAAAACTCACAGAGGTTGACACTGCACACCTCACAACGCTTCTCTGCGTCCCCGTCGTTGCACAAGTCGCATACCACAGAGTTCTTGCTCATCAGCGTCTCCAGAAACACTTCGTCCAGGGCCAAGTGGTCAGTGGTCAGCCCGTCCACTCCGGACAACGGGATGTCCACCTCGGAGTCACACTCCGGACAGAGAACGGTGACGGCAGAGGAGGGCGGCTCGCCTTCCAGAGGGACCGCTTTACCATTGTGCACTCCCGAAGACACCGAAAATGGTTCCAGTTGACGAACGCAGTCTGCGCAGAAGGTGTGTAAACACTGCATAATTTTAGGCTCGCGATATAAACATTTACAAACGCGGCACACTGCCCTCGCATTGATCACGACGTCCCCGTTATCTCCGTTTTTAGAGCTCGAGTTTGTGGTCGCGGTTGGCGAGGAATCCACATCTTTTCCCAAAATTTGGTCACAATGTGAcattgtgttttatagtattgtcTTGTTTCTTTCAAAACAATTTGTTGCCGGATTTTGTTTAAGAATAAAAAATACCGGTGTCAGAAATCGACCTAGGCTACCAATTTGCAACTACATCAGTAGCCTAGGTTACAGTTAACGTTAGTAGGCAACATAAAACCCCAGCATACATACCGTAACTACAAAATAACATTCGGTGTAGGACTACATAGGCCTATAACTATTGTTACACTGTTTCCTACACCCTCAACTTTTCTTCCGTAAAACTCCACACTAGGTACATTCTCTTTTCCTTGAAACTTGAAACCCTCTTCTCCAGTCCAATGAAAAACAGCCTTTACACCCCCAGGCGTGGTTTGAAGTTGAACCCGATCTGAAGCAGAGAACTAAACGACGTCCCAGGCCCCTCAACTCAGCAGAGACAGAATGACAGAATATCCTTCTCGCAGGCCCCATCTACTGGTTTGAAAGACCATGCATGGCCCATGCAGCTATCACAGAATGAACTTCAACAAGCACCAAACTCAAACCATGTAAAATCATTTACATTTTATTGTAAAAAAAGAAACTATAGTCCTATAGATTTACGTGTTACACTGATAGCCCAGTAGACTGATTGCCACAGTGAATCCCATAGAAACAAAAAGGAATTGTTATTATTATGTAATTACAGTATTGCTGCTGTATGTACCTATAATTTCACCACTTATTAGATAACCTATagccacacacgcacgcacgtgcgcacacacacacacacacacacacacactgtatttccACGTGTTATATCCAACATAAATTCCATCAGACTCCAGGCAGCCCAAGGCTAGTGGATAATGTCAGACTAGTTCACTTTACCACAGTACTTTTAGTAACCTTGTCTGTAGGCTATGAGGAGCAGTTGGTGTCTATGTGTTTATCAGGTTAGCTGGTAGATCCAGAGAAAAACACTGGCCGTAGCTGCGAGAACGTGCCATTGAGGTAGTAGTATGGGTGGTGCAGCTGAAGTATTGAAGGAGAAGAAAGTCCTTGCTGATATCTCTGTATCTGTAATAAAAAAAAGATGTTGACTGTACAGTATGCACACTGccaaacatacactgagtataccaacatTAGGACCCCCCCCAGAACAGCCTAAATTCATcagggcatgaactctacaaggtgtcgaaatcattccatagggatgctgggccatgttgactcctgatgcttcccacaggtgtgtcaaattggctgcatgtcctttgggtggtggacaattcttgatacacacgggaaactgttgaccgtgaaaaaccctgcagcagcatttcttgacacaaactggtgtgcctggcacctgctaccataccccgttcaaagacacttaaaagTTTTGTCCTGCCCATtcgccctctgaatggcacacatacacaatccatgtcttaaaggcttaaaaatccttctttaaagtgacatcaatatgggatgatagctttcacctgaattcacctggtcagtctatgtcatggaaagagcaggtgtttttaatgttttgtatactcaattACTTATGTTGGTAAAGTCCTAGAGAGCTCCCAGGCATTGGTAGGGTTAAACACCACTTTAATTGCATCTTTATTTTTTGTTTAGTTGTCATGTTTGGCCGGGTTGTTGTGGTGAAATAGACTGAAGAGGGTGTAGGTGTCCTCTGAGTGAGTGACTTAACTTGTGTAAGTGTTTTTAAACTGGGTGAGAGTTGTCTAACATGCAGTTCTCATCCAGGTATTTTCTCAGTATAAAATTGTATTTTCTCTGAAAGGTGTTTACTGGACCTTTGACGGTTGCCTGGGAGACAGCCTTCACCAGAGGGTTTTGGATGATACAGGTGTAGCTGCcatacaatttgattggctgaagGGAGCTGATGAATTGAGTTATCCCGGCGGAGTTGTTGAAGAAGCTAGTTTCACTCTCGTTCAGGATGTTGTCATTGACGTCCAACCAGGTGACGTTTGGTTTG
The Salvelinus fontinalis isolate EN_2023a chromosome 23, ASM2944872v1, whole genome shotgun sequence genome window above contains:
- the LOC129820989 gene encoding tripartite motif-containing protein 45-like, whose translation is MSHCDQILGKDVDSSPTATTNSSSKNGDNGDVVINARAVCRVCKCLYREPKIMQCLHTFCADCVRQLEPFSVSSGVHNGKAVPLEGEPPSSAVTVLCPECDSEVDIPLSGVDGLTTDHLALDEVFLETLMSKNSVVCDLCNDGDAEKRCEVCSVNLCEFCIQAHRRQKRTSSHTVQCLEDLKTQGCLSRPVLCSLHPGQELRLFCEPCDLPVCLECAATFHRDHRCLPTRDVIDRHGGRIRDLVTGRLRPRLDQLEESLRKVDLSQEALQTRVDAAVDEVRSFARGYASAVESHCLLLLRRLEELGLQRRSHLHLQRAQLQQALSDTRGGVEFAERLLTCGSDAEILSAKDVTLRRLAVLMETGYNPPPETACPDDGSSICFLPRESAGEMAGYPMVGVIHTKTLELSRCTIEGEGLQRGREGQRGEFTLVCRDSAGEQMGRGGEAVLVSMVHKEKKDCRVEAVVVDNSDGSYTVSYTPMEPGAYSVWVCVKALHVKGSPFVLNVRRQVRWHRGTFHCCSFCSSGGSKEARCGCMGTMPGGFQGCGHGHKGHPGKPHWSCCGSTVEASDCLPQSVITAVGGTITAVGGTGSPRGHLRTVEL